One Granulicella sp. 5B5 DNA window includes the following coding sequences:
- a CDS encoding YoaK family protein, protein MPLLYLRRLTGSKRTDTANRHLARYLAFVAGAANAGGFLAVRQYTSHMSGVVAAMADNLALGSVTLVLHGVGAVFSFLLGAVLTTLLVRWARSRGMESEYALALVLEAALLVVFGVTGSEFNGGRVFGTVLLLCFTMGLQNAILTKISDSVIRTTHLTGMVTDSGIAMGRIVAARLGGQDVPLEPEWGGLRLLTSLIALFFVGGVIGALGFKHVGFLFTLPLAAVLLVLAAMPVLDDLRRTDDCHMQG, encoded by the coding sequence ATGCCTCTGCTTTATCTACGCCGGTTGACGGGGAGCAAGCGCACAGATACCGCGAACCGGCATCTGGCGCGCTATCTTGCGTTTGTCGCAGGGGCGGCAAATGCGGGCGGATTTCTGGCCGTGCGCCAGTACACGTCGCATATGTCCGGCGTGGTGGCGGCGATGGCGGACAACCTCGCGCTCGGCAGCGTCACTCTTGTGCTGCATGGGGTGGGAGCGGTGTTCTCGTTTCTGCTGGGAGCGGTGCTGACGACACTCCTGGTGCGCTGGGCGCGGTCGCGAGGGATGGAGAGTGAGTATGCGCTGGCGCTGGTGCTGGAGGCGGCGCTGCTGGTGGTGTTTGGCGTGACGGGTAGCGAGTTCAACGGCGGCCGCGTCTTCGGAACGGTGCTGCTGCTGTGCTTCACGATGGGGCTGCAGAACGCCATCCTGACGAAGATATCGGACTCGGTGATCCGGACGACGCATCTGACCGGCATGGTGACGGATTCCGGTATCGCGATGGGCAGGATCGTGGCCGCACGGTTGGGCGGACAGGATGTGCCGCTGGAGCCGGAGTGGGGCGGTTTGCGGCTGTTGACGTCGCTGATTGCGTTGTTCTTCGTGGGTGGAGTGATCGGGGCGCTGGGATTCAAGCACGTCGGGTTCCTGTTCACCCTGCCACTGGCTGCTGTGCTGCTGGTGCTGGCGGCGATGCCGGTGCTGGACGACCTGCGCCGAACCGATGACTGCCATATGCAGGGCTGA
- a CDS encoding cytochrome c maturation protein CcmE has product MTSAVTKSPAFKFIIAGVLIVGAISWLAISGQRDTKSYYVTIAELNALGSKAYTRNLRVAGNVKPGTIERNGPNADFTLIEQGRTLHVDYVGSEPPPDTFKDDAQALAIGTFGRDGTFHATQLQAKCASKYAPAKPGAAPLATPRHFRPRSPKPKA; this is encoded by the coding sequence ATGACCTCAGCCGTCACCAAGTCGCCCGCCTTCAAGTTCATCATCGCCGGAGTGCTGATCGTCGGCGCCATTAGCTGGCTCGCCATCTCCGGCCAGCGTGACACCAAGAGCTACTACGTCACCATCGCCGAGCTGAACGCCCTGGGCAGCAAGGCCTACACGCGCAACCTGCGCGTCGCCGGCAACGTCAAGCCCGGCACCATCGAGCGCAACGGCCCCAACGCCGATTTCACCCTGATCGAGCAGGGCCGCACCCTGCACGTCGACTACGTCGGCTCCGAGCCGCCGCCCGACACCTTCAAGGACGACGCCCAGGCCCTCGCCATCGGCACCTTCGGCCGCGACGGCACCTTCCACGCCACCCAACTCCAGGCCAAGTGCGCCAGCAAGTACGCTCCCGCCAAACCCGGCGCAGCCCCACTGGCAACACCGCGCCACTTCCGACCTCGAAGTCCTAAGCCAAAGGCTTGA
- a CDS encoding M20/M25/M40 family metallo-hydrolase, protein MALVLVLAMSGVAMAQGPQLPEQDRVLARQIFKEFIEINSQDSNGSVTKVAEAARAELLKAGFAPEDLILAGPNDRKQNLVVRYHGAAGSKLKPMLIIGHIDVVEARREDWSTDPYEFVEKDGYFYGRGTQDMKDSDAIAVESLIRLKREGWVPKRDITLALTADEEGGKSNGVSWLLKNRPELMQAEFVLNPDSGGVTSHDGKAVAMGVEATEKTYADFKLTAMNPGGHSSLPRPDNAIYELMHALDRLEAHPFPIELNPVSREELKEEAKALPVEKAKLIAGVLATPMDEKALAEFVKAPDENALLRTTCVATMLSGGRAPNALPAEATANVNCRILPGHSQEQTRQDLIKIFDDPKLKVEYMADDGTISATAPSRESLAPPPPLPEVFNPLRAVTAEMWPGIPVIPIMEVGASDSIYTMMAGLPSYGVNGVAIDEGDERMHGRDERVRAESFYRGTEFYYLYLKALTKP, encoded by the coding sequence ATGGCGTTGGTTTTGGTGTTGGCGATGAGTGGGGTTGCGATGGCGCAGGGCCCGCAGCTGCCGGAGCAGGACCGTGTGTTGGCGCGGCAGATCTTCAAGGAGTTCATTGAGATCAACTCGCAGGACTCGAATGGCAGTGTGACGAAGGTGGCGGAGGCAGCGCGCGCCGAGTTGCTGAAGGCGGGTTTTGCGCCGGAGGACTTGATCCTCGCTGGGCCGAATGATCGCAAGCAGAACCTGGTGGTGCGGTATCACGGTGCGGCTGGATCGAAGCTGAAGCCGATGCTGATTATCGGGCACATTGATGTGGTGGAGGCGCGGCGGGAGGACTGGTCGACCGATCCGTACGAGTTTGTCGAGAAGGACGGATATTTTTACGGGCGCGGCACGCAGGACATGAAGGATTCGGATGCGATTGCGGTGGAGAGCCTGATCCGGCTGAAGCGCGAGGGTTGGGTGCCGAAGCGCGACATTACGCTGGCGCTGACAGCGGATGAAGAGGGCGGCAAGTCGAACGGCGTGAGCTGGCTGCTGAAGAACCGTCCTGAGCTGATGCAGGCAGAGTTTGTGCTGAACCCGGACTCGGGCGGCGTGACCTCACACGACGGCAAGGCTGTGGCGATGGGTGTGGAGGCGACGGAGAAGACCTATGCTGACTTCAAGCTGACGGCGATGAACCCTGGCGGGCATAGCAGCCTGCCGAGGCCGGACAATGCCATCTATGAGCTGATGCATGCGCTGGACAGGCTGGAGGCGCACCCGTTTCCGATTGAGCTGAACCCGGTGTCTCGCGAGGAGCTGAAGGAAGAGGCCAAGGCGCTGCCGGTGGAGAAGGCGAAGCTGATTGCGGGGGTGCTGGCGACGCCGATGGACGAGAAGGCGTTGGCGGAGTTTGTAAAGGCTCCTGATGAGAACGCGCTGCTGCGGACGACATGCGTGGCGACGATGCTGAGCGGCGGGCGTGCTCCAAATGCGCTGCCAGCGGAGGCGACGGCGAATGTGAACTGCAGGATTCTGCCGGGGCACTCGCAGGAGCAGACGCGGCAGGACCTGATCAAGATCTTCGATGACCCGAAGCTGAAGGTGGAGTACATGGCAGACGATGGGACGATCAGCGCGACCGCGCCGAGCCGCGAGAGCCTGGCGCCGCCTCCGCCGCTGCCGGAGGTCTTCAACCCGCTGCGCGCGGTGACGGCGGAGATGTGGCCGGGGATTCCGGTGATCCCGATCATGGAGGTGGGCGCGAGCGACTCGATCTACACGATGATGGCCGGGCTGCCGAGCTATGGCGTGAACGGCGTGGCGATCGACGAAGGCGATGAGCGGATGCACGGGCGGGATGAGCGGGTGCGCGCGGAGTCGTTCTATCGTGGGACGGAGTTTTACTACCTGTACCTGAAGGCGCTGACCAAGCCGTAG
- a CDS encoding DUF5996 family protein, whose protein sequence is MSELWPELRWEDWAATAETLHMWTQIVGKTRLALHPMEAQWWNVPLYVSARGLSTAAMPYGSEMLEIEFDFLEHRLWFRLSTGATASMALRAQSVAEFYAEYLKTLAGIGCAVTLWPVPVELKEPIPFAEDMQHCSYDPEMARRFWRVLMSADQVFQRFTAKFVGKVSPVHFFWGSFDLAVTRFSGRPAPVREGADAITREAYSQEVISAGFWPGNGGYGKAAFYCYAAPAPQGLSAAAIEPAEAKYDEGLGEFIYLYEEMRKSASPEVALMSFLESTYVAGATLAGWDRRALERQE, encoded by the coding sequence ATGAGTGAGCTTTGGCCGGAGTTGCGGTGGGAGGATTGGGCGGCGACGGCGGAGACGCTGCATATGTGGACGCAGATTGTGGGGAAGACGCGGCTGGCGCTGCATCCGATGGAGGCGCAGTGGTGGAATGTGCCCCTATATGTGAGTGCGCGGGGACTGAGCACCGCCGCGATGCCGTATGGCAGCGAGATGCTGGAGATCGAGTTTGACTTTCTGGAGCATCGTCTGTGGTTCAGGCTGAGTACGGGGGCGACGGCGTCGATGGCGCTGCGGGCGCAGAGTGTTGCGGAGTTCTATGCGGAGTATTTGAAGACGCTGGCGGGGATCGGGTGCGCGGTGACGTTGTGGCCGGTGCCGGTGGAGTTGAAGGAGCCTATTCCGTTTGCTGAGGACATGCAACACTGCTCCTATGACCCGGAGATGGCGCGGCGGTTCTGGCGCGTGCTGATGAGTGCGGACCAGGTGTTTCAACGGTTCACCGCGAAGTTTGTAGGCAAGGTGAGCCCGGTGCATTTTTTCTGGGGGAGCTTTGATCTGGCGGTGACGCGGTTTTCGGGCAGGCCTGCTCCGGTGCGCGAGGGGGCGGATGCGATCACGCGGGAGGCGTACTCGCAGGAGGTGATCAGCGCGGGGTTCTGGCCGGGGAATGGTGGGTATGGCAAGGCTGCGTTTTATTGCTATGCGGCTCCGGCTCCGCAGGGTTTGAGCGCGGCGGCGATCGAACCGGCAGAGGCGAAGTATGATGAGGGTCTCGGCGAGTTTATTTATTTGTATGAGGAGATGCGGAAGAGTGCGTCTCCGGAGGTGGCGTTGATGTCGTTTCTCGAGAGCACGTATGTGGCGGGAGCTACATTGGCGGGGTGGGACCGCAGGGCGCTGGAGCGGCAGGAGTAG
- the metH gene encoding methionine synthase, giving the protein MKPLRLSGSQPFTQQVGVYMMIGERTNVAGSPKFAKLIKEGKYEEAVSVARQQVENGANVIDICMDEGMIDGVSAMTRYLQLLGSEPEVAKAPFMVDSSKWEVIEAGLKCLQGKGIVNSISLKEGEEVFKQRARAVLKYGAAVVVMAFDENGQAATYEEKIRICERAYRMLVDEVGFPPEDIIFDPNILTVATGMEEHNNYAVDFIEATRWIKHHLPHAKVSGGVSNISFSFRGNNKVREAMHSAFLYHAIAAGMDMGIVNAGMLEVYEEIDPELKVLVEDVLLNRRPDATERLVDFGEALKAAGNAGSGEVEKKTEEWRNGSVEARLSHALVKGIDAYIDQDTEEARAKLGRPLLVIEGPLMAGMSVVGDLFGAGKMFLPQVVKSARVMKKAVAYLTPFMEAEKAAAEAAGEEVRAQGKIVLATVKGDVHDIGKNIVGVVLACNNYEVIDMGVMVAAEKILERAKEVRADIIGLSGLITPSLDEMVHVAKEMERQNFKVPLLIGGATTSRAHTAVKIAPHYSQPVVHVLDASRAVPVTTSLLSEDGKDEFVAQHKAEYEAVRKQHSAPKQETLSIGAARARRTPIEFVAEDLAVPEEFGIKVMEDFPLKTLREFIDWSPFFHTWGLKGLYPRILDDEKQGAEARKLFADGQKLLDRIVKEKLITARGVYGLFRANAVGDDVELYTDETRGERVETFHFLRQQVGRDGSKPCRSLADFIAPRETRLQDSIGAFAVTAGIGVHELCEKFRKENDDYNAIMTEALADRLAEAFAECLHKHVRNVWGYGRAEQLTPQELIAEGYRGIRPAPGYPAYPDHTEKGTIWRLLDVEAKTGMKITESYAMWPGSSVSGIYFAHPEARYFSLGKIGKDQVEEYAQRKGWTVEETERWLGPNLNY; this is encoded by the coding sequence ATGAAGCCGTTGAGGTTGTCGGGGTCGCAGCCGTTTACGCAGCAGGTGGGCGTGTACATGATGATCGGTGAGCGGACGAATGTGGCTGGGTCGCCGAAGTTCGCGAAGCTGATTAAGGAGGGCAAGTACGAGGAGGCCGTGAGCGTGGCGCGGCAGCAGGTGGAGAATGGCGCCAATGTGATCGACATCTGCATGGATGAGGGGATGATCGACGGCGTGAGCGCGATGACTCGCTACCTGCAACTGCTGGGCAGTGAGCCGGAGGTGGCGAAGGCTCCGTTCATGGTGGACTCGTCGAAGTGGGAGGTGATTGAGGCGGGGTTGAAGTGCCTGCAGGGCAAGGGGATTGTGAACTCGATCTCGCTGAAGGAGGGCGAGGAGGTTTTTAAGCAGCGGGCGCGGGCGGTGCTGAAGTATGGCGCTGCTGTGGTGGTGATGGCGTTCGATGAGAACGGCCAGGCGGCGACGTATGAGGAGAAGATCCGGATATGCGAACGGGCGTACCGGATGCTGGTGGATGAGGTTGGGTTTCCGCCGGAGGACATTATCTTCGATCCGAACATCCTGACGGTGGCGACGGGGATGGAGGAGCACAACAACTACGCGGTGGATTTTATCGAGGCCACGCGGTGGATCAAACACCATCTGCCTCATGCGAAGGTGTCGGGCGGCGTGAGCAATATCTCGTTCAGCTTTCGCGGGAACAACAAGGTGCGCGAGGCGATGCACTCGGCGTTTTTGTATCACGCGATTGCGGCCGGCATGGATATGGGCATTGTGAATGCCGGCATGCTGGAGGTGTACGAGGAGATCGATCCGGAGCTGAAGGTGCTGGTGGAGGATGTGCTGCTGAACCGCAGGCCGGATGCGACTGAGCGGCTGGTGGACTTTGGCGAGGCGCTGAAGGCTGCTGGCAATGCCGGTTCCGGAGAGGTTGAGAAGAAGACTGAAGAGTGGCGTAACGGCAGTGTTGAAGCGCGGTTGAGTCATGCGCTGGTGAAGGGGATCGACGCATATATTGACCAGGACACGGAAGAGGCTCGGGCTAAGCTGGGGCGGCCGCTGCTGGTGATTGAAGGGCCGCTGATGGCGGGGATGAGCGTGGTGGGCGATCTGTTTGGTGCAGGCAAGATGTTTCTGCCGCAGGTGGTGAAGAGCGCTCGCGTGATGAAGAAGGCGGTTGCGTACCTGACGCCGTTTATGGAGGCCGAGAAGGCTGCCGCAGAGGCTGCGGGCGAAGAGGTGCGCGCGCAAGGGAAGATTGTGCTGGCGACGGTGAAGGGCGATGTGCATGACATCGGCAAGAACATTGTGGGGGTAGTGCTGGCGTGCAACAACTACGAGGTGATCGACATGGGCGTGATGGTGGCCGCCGAGAAGATCCTGGAACGTGCGAAGGAGGTGCGCGCGGACATTATTGGATTGAGCGGGCTGATTACGCCGTCGCTGGATGAGATGGTGCATGTGGCCAAGGAGATGGAGCGGCAGAACTTTAAGGTGCCGCTACTGATTGGTGGAGCGACGACGAGCCGTGCGCATACGGCGGTGAAGATTGCGCCGCATTATTCGCAGCCGGTGGTGCATGTGCTCGACGCCAGCAGGGCTGTGCCGGTGACGACGAGCCTGTTGAGTGAAGACGGCAAGGATGAGTTTGTTGCGCAGCATAAGGCGGAGTATGAGGCGGTGCGGAAGCAGCATTCGGCGCCGAAGCAGGAGACGCTGTCGATTGGGGCGGCGCGGGCGCGGCGGACGCCGATTGAGTTTGTGGCGGAGGACCTGGCGGTGCCGGAGGAGTTCGGCATCAAGGTGATGGAAGATTTTCCGCTGAAGACGCTGCGGGAGTTCATCGACTGGTCGCCGTTCTTCCATACATGGGGGCTGAAGGGGTTGTATCCGCGGATACTCGATGACGAGAAGCAGGGTGCGGAGGCACGCAAGCTGTTTGCCGATGGGCAGAAGCTGCTGGACCGGATCGTGAAGGAGAAGTTGATTACGGCGCGCGGCGTGTATGGGCTGTTTCGCGCGAACGCTGTCGGTGATGATGTGGAGCTATACACCGATGAGACGCGCGGGGAGCGGGTGGAGACGTTCCACTTTCTGCGGCAGCAGGTGGGGCGCGATGGCAGCAAGCCGTGCCGGTCGCTGGCGGACTTTATTGCGCCGCGGGAGACTCGGCTGCAGGACTCGATTGGTGCGTTTGCGGTGACGGCGGGGATCGGCGTACATGAGCTGTGCGAGAAATTTCGCAAGGAGAACGACGACTACAACGCGATCATGACGGAGGCGCTGGCGGACAGGCTGGCGGAGGCGTTTGCGGAGTGTCTGCACAAGCATGTTCGCAATGTGTGGGGCTATGGGCGTGCGGAGCAGTTGACGCCGCAGGAGCTGATTGCGGAAGGGTATCGGGGGATTCGACCGGCGCCGGGGTATCCCGCGTACCCTGACCATACCGAGAAGGGCACGATCTGGCGACTGCTGGATGTCGAGGCGAAGACGGGGATGAAGATCACCGAGAGCTATGCGATGTGGCCGGGGTCGAGTGTGAGTGGGATCTATTTTGCGCACCCGGAGGCGAGGTATTTTTCACTGGGGAAGATTGGCAAGGACCAGGTGGAGGAGTATGCGCAGCGTAAGGGGTGGACGGTCGAGGAGACGGAGCGGTGGCTGGGGCCGAATCTTAACTATTAG
- a CDS encoding homocysteine S-methyltransferase family protein — protein MMKTRQHPLEKVLERRIAIIDGAMGTTIRTYGMAEKDIRGERFANSTKDLLNNGDLFSLTQPAMICDIHRRFLEAGADIIETNTFGATSITQSEFFVDDPREHGGRKDPEFYQKIIDDKMLSGLAWEINETSARQCREWADRVANETGRQRFVAGAIGPLTVSLSNSPDADDAGFRVVTFDQVLTAYKEQVRGLIAGGSDLLLVETIFDSLNAKAALVAIREVFDEDKVELPVSISAAVGRGGETLISAQTTEAFWNAVKHVKPLSVGLNCSLGPDLMYPFLSELSEKADVAVSAYPNAGLPNPLSETGFDLGPPDMARFLGKFAEDGLINIAGGCCGNTPEHIAAIAKALEGVAPREIRREVAA, from the coding sequence ATGATGAAGACCCGGCAGCATCCCCTGGAGAAGGTTCTTGAAAGACGCATCGCCATTATCGACGGGGCGATGGGGACGACGATCCGCACGTATGGGATGGCCGAGAAGGACATTCGCGGGGAGCGGTTTGCGAACTCGACCAAGGACCTGCTGAACAATGGCGATTTGTTTTCGCTGACGCAGCCGGCGATGATCTGCGATATTCACCGGCGGTTTCTGGAGGCCGGGGCGGACATCATCGAGACGAATACGTTTGGCGCGACGAGCATTACGCAGAGCGAATTCTTTGTGGATGATCCGCGGGAGCATGGCGGGCGGAAAGATCCGGAGTTCTATCAGAAGATCATCGACGACAAGATGTTGAGTGGGCTGGCCTGGGAGATCAATGAGACGAGCGCGCGGCAGTGTCGCGAGTGGGCTGACCGAGTGGCGAATGAGACGGGCAGGCAGCGGTTTGTTGCCGGAGCGATTGGGCCGCTGACGGTGTCACTTTCGAACTCGCCGGATGCGGACGATGCGGGGTTTCGTGTGGTGACGTTTGACCAGGTGCTGACCGCATATAAGGAACAAGTGCGTGGGTTGATCGCCGGGGGCAGCGATCTGCTGCTGGTGGAGACGATCTTCGATTCGTTGAATGCGAAGGCCGCGCTGGTGGCGATCCGCGAGGTGTTTGATGAGGACAAGGTTGAGTTGCCGGTGAGCATTTCGGCGGCGGTGGGGCGTGGTGGTGAGACGCTGATCTCGGCGCAGACGACGGAGGCGTTCTGGAATGCGGTGAAGCATGTGAAGCCGCTGAGTGTGGGGTTGAACTGCTCGCTGGGGCCGGATTTGATGTATCCGTTTTTGAGCGAGCTGAGTGAGAAGGCGGATGTGGCGGTGAGTGCGTATCCGAATGCGGGGTTGCCGAATCCGCTGTCGGAGACGGGGTTTGATCTGGGGCCGCCGGATATGGCGCGGTTCCTGGGCAAGTTTGCGGAGGATGGGCTGATTAATATTGCGGGCGGGTGCTGCGGGAATACTCCGGAGCACATTGCGGCGATTGCGAAGGCGCTGGAAGGCGTGGCTCCTCGGGAGATCAGGCGCGAGGTGGCGGCTTGA
- the nuoI gene encoding NADH-quinone oxidoreductase subunit NuoI, protein MSILKNVAAIAKGMSITLREGFQPTEVENYPDGKGPMRGAQFQQRFRGKHELQRDENGLEKCVACFLCAAACPANCIYIEAAENTEEVRISSAERYAKVYNIDYNRCIFCGYCVEACPTDAITHGHGFELASLNATSMVMRKEDMLVPVSALMAKAEPQRPDAQA, encoded by the coding sequence ATGTCGATCCTCAAAAATGTCGCTGCCATCGCCAAGGGAATGAGCATCACGCTGCGGGAGGGGTTTCAGCCTACCGAGGTGGAGAACTATCCGGATGGCAAAGGGCCGATGCGCGGGGCGCAGTTTCAGCAGCGGTTTCGCGGCAAGCATGAGCTGCAGCGCGATGAGAACGGGCTGGAGAAGTGCGTGGCGTGCTTTCTGTGCGCGGCGGCGTGCCCGGCCAACTGCATCTATATCGAGGCTGCGGAGAACACTGAAGAGGTGCGGATCTCCAGCGCCGAACGCTATGCGAAGGTGTACAACATCGACTACAACCGGTGCATCTTCTGTGGCTATTGCGTGGAGGCCTGCCCGACCGATGCGATTACGCATGGACATGGATTTGAGCTAGCGAGCCTGAACGCGACGAGTATGGTGATGCGCAAGGAAGACATGCTGGTTCCGGTCTCGGCCCTGATGGCCAAGGCGGAGCCGCAGAGGCCCGACGCGCAGGCGTAG
- a CDS encoding folate-binding protein YgfZ: MTDLKTQLDAILHGAAFAEITDRSFLRITGPDATRWLNGMVTNNIKDLAPGEGNYNFLLNAQGRIQGDCTIYREPGEGDPTFLLEADSSQLTALTQLLDHFIIMDDVELKPLEDLSGILVAGPQAPSIVMELGTANHQAAPCSSNPQPAPQTISLKQTVYAGASVSLILTNSPLVPCFEIWSDPSTIASILTELSGTSALPISAAALEAYRILSATPRYGTDIRNTETAKDLPQETAQTHALHFNKGCYLGQEIVERIHSRGAVHRTFAQFTLSGPVPTLPAPLELNGKTVGELTSAAVIPLSDGDTTLALGYARLEALNQPLTYPGGTALTRNSKLATQN, encoded by the coding sequence ATGACCGACCTCAAGACCCAACTCGACGCTATCCTCCACGGTGCAGCCTTCGCCGAAATAACCGACCGCTCTTTCCTCCGCATCACCGGCCCCGACGCCACCCGCTGGCTCAACGGCATGGTCACCAACAACATCAAGGACCTCGCCCCCGGCGAAGGCAACTACAACTTCCTCCTCAACGCCCAGGGACGCATCCAGGGCGACTGCACCATCTACCGCGAACCCGGTGAAGGCGATCCAACGTTCCTGCTCGAAGCTGACAGCTCACAGCTCACAGCTCTAACCCAACTGCTCGACCACTTCATCATCATGGACGACGTCGAGCTCAAGCCACTCGAGGACCTCTCCGGCATCCTTGTCGCAGGCCCGCAAGCCCCGTCCATCGTCATGGAACTCGGCACCGCCAACCATCAGGCCGCGCCCTGCTCGTCCAACCCACAACCCGCACCGCAAACCATCAGCCTCAAACAAACCGTCTACGCCGGTGCTTCCGTCTCGCTGATCCTCACGAACAGCCCACTCGTCCCGTGTTTCGAGATCTGGTCTGATCCGTCCACCATCGCCAGCATCCTCACCGAACTCAGCGGCACCTCCGCACTCCCCATCTCCGCAGCCGCCCTCGAAGCCTACCGCATCCTCTCCGCGACCCCGCGCTACGGCACCGACATCCGCAACACCGAAACCGCCAAAGACCTCCCGCAGGAGACAGCCCAAACCCACGCCCTGCACTTCAACAAGGGCTGCTACCTCGGGCAGGAGATCGTCGAGCGCATCCACTCCCGCGGCGCCGTCCACCGCACCTTCGCACAGTTCACGCTCTCGGGCCCCGTCCCCACGCTTCCAGCCCCGCTGGAGCTCAACGGCAAAACCGTCGGCGAGCTCACCTCCGCCGCTGTCATCCCTCTTTCCGATGGCGACACGACACTCGCCCTCGGCTACGCTAGACTCGAAGCTCTGAACCAGCCGCTCACCTACCCCGGCGGCACGGCCCTCACTCGAAACTCAAAACTCGCGACTCAAAACTGA